In Kiritimatiellales bacterium, the following are encoded in one genomic region:
- a CDS encoding 4Fe-4S binding protein: protein MAYVISNDCTMCGACESVCPTNAISAGDGKYVIDPATCIDCGACESVCPVNAISAG from the coding sequence ATGGCCTATGTGATTTCAAATGACTGCACGATGTGCGGTGCCTGTGAAAGCGTCTGCCCGACGAATGCGATCAGCGCCGGTGACGGAAAATATGTAATTGATCCGGCAACCTGCATCGACTGCGGCGCGTGCGAAAGCGTCTGTCCGGTCAATGCAATCAGCGCCGGTTAA
- a CDS encoding transcriptional repressor → MMNKNKRSVSIDNSANEAWPLFVEFLKQKGSRITQARRIVFNRVFARHDHFRADDLAAELASGPDHVSRGTVYRTLDLMVEAGFVQKIRDRDVHAHYEHIYGHGPHHHLICEETGEFIEFVSDTIIKEIDRICKERGFKQHSHRLVVFGTPVN, encoded by the coding sequence ATGATGAATAAAAACAAACGCTCAGTTTCGATAGATAACTCCGCAAACGAGGCCTGGCCGCTGTTCGTGGAATTCCTGAAACAGAAAGGTTCGCGTATTACACAGGCGCGCCGGATTGTATTCAATCGTGTTTTTGCACGCCACGACCATTTCCGTGCCGACGATCTCGCCGCCGAACTCGCGTCAGGCCCTGATCACGTCAGTCGCGGTACCGTTTACCGCACGCTCGACCTGATGGTGGAGGCAGGCTTTGTGCAGAAAATCCGCGATCGCGACGTACATGCGCACTACGAACATATTTACGGTCATGGTCCGCACCACCATCTGATTTGCGAAGAAACCGGTGAGTTCATCGAGTTTGTCAGTGATACGATCATCAAAGAAATTGATCGTATTTGCAAAGAACGTGGATTCAAGCAGCATTCGCACCGGCTTGTTGTGTTTGGAACGCCGGTAAATTAG
- a CDS encoding nucleotidyl transferase AbiEii/AbiGii toxin family protein has product MEQKHGCQHEDRECHFKRKGLLLSDEGSEGLSARNREARDRSAVEDRLELDTTPPPLASTEVKTHLLPTPFQVRLYDLPSLFAGKLHAMLFRDWKSRVKGRDFYDFIWYVSRRVPVNLPHLEARVMQSEGQQAGRLTITAVQVLLRERIHGIDIAAAAEDVQPFLRDPRELQLWNEDFFMQLIPDVRTVES; this is encoded by the coding sequence ATGGAGCAGAAACATGGTTGTCAGCATGAAGATAGAGAATGTCATTTTAAGAGGAAAGGTCTTCTACTTTCGGATGAGGGTTCCGAAGGATTGTCAGCCCGCAATCGGGAAGCGCGAGATCGTTCAGCCGTTGAAGACCGACTGGAACTTGATACAACGCCGCCGCCCCTTGCTTCGACCGAAGTAAAAACCCATCTATTGCCAACTCCGTTCCAAGTACGTCTTTACGATCTTCCAAGCCTTTTTGCCGGTAAGCTACATGCGATGTTGTTTCGTGACTGGAAAAGCCGGGTCAAGGGACGGGATTTCTATGACTTTATCTGGTACGTCAGCCGTCGTGTGCCGGTGAATCTTCCTCACCTGGAGGCTCGAGTCATGCAAAGTGAAGGACAGCAAGCAGGGCGGCTCACGATCACCGCTGTGCAGGTTCTACTTAGAGAGCGTATTCACGGCATTGACATCGCTGCTGCTGCTGAAGACGTCCAGCCGTTTCTGCGCGATCCCCGTGAGCTTCAACTCTGGAACGAGGATTTTTTCATGCAGTTGATTCCAGATGTACGAACTGTTGAAAGCTGA